TTGGTTATTCTGACCTTTATTAGATTGCCTGAGCTTGGATATCGATCTATAGCTTATTACACTTGGTACCTAGCTTGGTACTCATTTTGCGAgcaatatttatacacaatAGTACTATCACTGGTTCTCACACTCTCTTTTCGCAGACGAAAGCTTTTCGGTCGAAACAGTTCTGACTGGATAATCCTGCGCTGCAACCTTTGATGGCAACGCAGTTCTGCGAGTTTGAGGGTTCGTACGGAGCCCACGGAAGGTAATACAATGTGTCATCTGTAGAAGGGGATGAAAATAAAGGTTGTATTACTTTTGTGGATCCATTTTTGTTACGGGCTTCGCAAAAAGGGGGAGAAAATTCGATACGCGAAACATACCGCAGTCGACTCTCGACCAATCTGTCGACGGTGACGTTCTTGATATGCCAACCCAAAGTTGAACACCTTGACTCTTCTTGGACCCCAGAAATCGAA
This region of Neodiprion fabricii isolate iyNeoFabr1 chromosome 7, iyNeoFabr1.1, whole genome shotgun sequence genomic DNA includes:
- the LOC124186491 gene encoding C-type lectin domain family 4 member K-like codes for the protein MASLFKSLSLIQIATCLLTVFAVFCCLAEAHTSLASGYTEYTDEKVAYKIHADPKTWLEAKQVCAEEGGSLAFIDTRKKIRFLGSKKSQGVQLWVGISRTSPSTDWSRVDCDDTLYYLPWAPYEPSNSQNCVAIKGCSAGLSSQNCFDRKAFVCEKRV